From Brassica rapa cultivar Chiifu-401-42 chromosome A06, CAAS_Brap_v3.01, whole genome shotgun sequence:
agattatataactattcattaaagataatgtatatatatatatatatatatatatatatatatatattaattgttttaaCTTTAAACGTGAGAGTTTGAATGCGAAAAATCACTTCGAAAGTAATATTATAGATTTCATATTggacaaataaataatatatttaaaattcaagtatataaacaAACCATAAATAAGTTCTCAATTATTTCAATTAATACTTATCTAATTACCTTATAGTATCAATTCTAGTTAATATTTAAACTCATGTGACAATTTCTTCTAACACATGATAATATTATATTCTGTTATCTAATATCAATATTATATTTCATAAGTCATGAAACCAGCGAAAGTAATATCATGAAAGTCATCATCAAGTCAACTACCACCGTGCATTATGGACGAATGTGCAATATTCAAAACGTCGGACTACTCAAACTTATACAGCTCAATTAATTCGAATATAGtttcctatatatataaagtaacaCAAAAGTTAATCTGAGTATTAGTCAAAAAGGAGAAATTATCTCTCGGCTTAAGTGGAACCCGTATATCtgaattataatgaataatattaCATATACACGTCGAAGatgtaaaatgtaaaaatgtGCTCACCTTCCAATAAAATTATGTCTTTACCAAATACAATGTAATAAATTCAAAACTTTGACTATTTGGCCTCTTTTCATGGCACCGCACCACTCCACCCCCCATTCTTCCTTGAAGTAAAGTAAAATTTCTACCTTTTTTTACTAAGAAATGTCTGAGCCTTCAGTCCAAATGATCTCTTAGGTTCGAGACCAGCCGTTGGTAATATACTTTGATATAACGTAAATCATCTTTCCTAACAGAAATCGAACTAAGGCACCATAGCATCAAGTCTAAGCATTAAATCATTAGTTCAAACTTCAATGCACCAATGGTAATTTTCTTTTCCTCATTTTCACATTTTGTTTCACAAATCGTATGCACAAACCTCACACACCTCACACGTATACGccaattttgtttcttttatcatAAAAATGATTTGAAGATTTTACAATGCAAATCTTAAATTCTGAGCCGAGGTTAATCTTCGTTTCaccttatttttatttctttttgccgCGGTATAAACCAAATATTACTCCATATCATatcttataaattgaatatataaCTATACTTTACTCTCTTAGAAACTCGACACATGCTGTATATCATTTCTTGGAGACTAAGAAAATACAACCTTCAAGTTAAATCATAAATctcatatcttttttttctcaCAATTTCTCTTAATTATACACTCTCTCTCCCCTTCTGTCTCTGTCTCTGTCTCCATGAGCTCTCTTGCTTCTTCATCATATATTTCATCTACAAGACAATGAAGAAACACCCTAAACCGTGTAGTTTCCTTTTCCACATCTCTATACTCTCTGTGCTATTCGtctttcttcttgtttcttgtgCATATACGACCTCGTACAAGCGTAAAGCCGGCACTGGTCTCGGCCAAAAGAGAATTCTAGCAAGTAATTTTGATTTTACTCCATTTTTCAAGAAGACAGATCGTACTCAACGTCTGCGTAGAAGCTCGGCCGAAAAGAAAACTAATTCTTGGTATAATGATGAGGACCGGATCGTACCTAGCGGTCCAAACCCTCTGCATCACTAGCTAAAAAGGGTTTTAAGTTTGATTTGTTTCAAtagattttgttgtttttttttgaataatatgcCTACATGACCGTGGATAATGAATCTATGTTGTGAAGTGCATTAGATTGATGTAACCATTATATTTGTGCATGTTTCTTCGTTTTCAGAATGGGGCTCGTTATCCTCTATCAatagatttagttttttttttttgcaaactaGTTAAAGATCTCTCTGCTATCCTACTACTGTTTCTTAAGATATCTACTGAATGTAagcaatttatatttttctttttgttataatCTGAAATTTATTGGTGGTGATAAAATAATACTTTTGTActtttcctattttttttattttattgtgaaATTGAAACTAGTTTCTTTACAAAAGAAACTACTTTCTGATAGTAAAGTTCTATGATATTAATAGGTGAGAAAATATTATCGTactatatttgataaaaaaaaataatattatcgtCCTAAATAAAATGAGATCTGTGATATAGCTCAATATAAgttatttaatgtttttgtttggaACTTGTTTTCTTTAAGATGTTTAGAATGGCATCTAGTTGGTATTGACATTTAATTTGTAAAGAAAACAATGCCACATTTGTAAATCATGGATCTAAGTAATCgatctttccatttttttgaaCAAAGTAATCGATCTTTCCAAATGTCAACAAAAAGGTTGTGTTTGTTCACTAGCCATTCAATTAAATATAGCGCCACGAATAAAGGCAGTGCATGTCCTGTTTGTATGGTATGCGGTTCGATTGGATAGCCGCTTCAAGAATCAGATATGTCTTAAATTTTTACcctcaaaaaaaatttatatcttaACTCCAAATAGTATCATCATGGAGTCGTCGGAAGACTAGAAACGGGATTCTTGCATCTGTTAAAACTTTCTAATGGCCCGGTGcaagaattttttttccagtaattgttaaaaaaatatgggcatttttttttcctgaaaTTAGGACCTTAAAATCACCtaatttttgttgaaaaaacTGTTGGACCCTGTGCTTTTGCTCCACCAGTATTACCCTAGAACCGGACCTGGATTACACAGGCCAAAGCGCGCATTTTCAAACGCAAAATAAAGTAGGAAAATATGCAAAAGAGTAAATCATATCCAAATAGGCTTGAAGCCCATatgaaaatgaataaaaatagaaaaggaTGTAAATTAAGGGATTTTAACTGTCGTTTGGAGTTTCAAAGACAAAAGTTTCTATCGAATCACACTATCTAAACTTATATATGGTggttaaaaatagaaaatgatgCAAAATAAGAGTTCATATTAAAAtgggtttgaatcccaaagaaaatgaataaaaataaaaagaatataaaaaatacaaaaaataagatTTGAAACCCGTTTAGGATggcaaatatataaatttttatccaATCACACTATCCAAACTTACATGCTGACTTACACTaaagatttttatatttgtgaggGTGTCAACAGACACCCCTACTTGTTATGTGGATGTGTCTCTGAGTGCGTAGAACAAAAATCACACATCTTCAATGTAACTTTGAGTGTGGAATTTTCTTAGATAAGGAGCAAAGGCTCGATTGATTTCGAAGATTTGATGGCCCTCTATGAGATTTTCAATAGAGCTAAAATTATTTCCTCACCATCAATATTTTCATAGTAAAGATTTAcagataataaaatttaaacttatAATTATGATTATGTAcgtttatgtaaataaaaatgattcTATTCAATGCCCACATATCAATATATAATGCCTAAGTTCTTATCTAGTTAATTTATTAAGCTTAAATCcacatattttgatattttggttgTTCTGTAATTAATTGCTTAATATCAGTTATGCTTTCTTAATCAACATtccaaaataataatgaaaaacaagtttatattattttagttttaaaacatcaaaataaaatataatataaacttaATGAATCCAGTGATGTCTTTGCTCCTCTTAgttgtttcaatttttttatcatgacAATGAACCACTTGGGGTGAGAAATTTTGTTTGGACTTAGGTTAAAGATGATTggtcaaaaataaattaatttttaaatttaataaatattattttcaattaaATATATCTAGTAAAAATGGACTATAACTACAGTCACAAAAACTAACtactaattttgtatatttaacgAAAGTTTGGGGCTAAAATACATATCTAATTTCTCTTTGTCGAGAGGTTAACCTTTGATCAATCTCtcttgtttaaaaaattaagtatttTTTGTACTCTGAAAAGATCGCTAAAACACAATTAGACTACCTAAATCTTATAAGGTTAAAGGCCTTGGTTCTTTTTTGGTTAattgtaattatatatttttgccAATCAAAGAATTCGATGCAATTTATTTCTCCCTCCATTTCATTGTAATGGTCATTTTAGATTTATgcatacatattaagaaaatatttagttttgtatattttctatatgcataaccatatttcaaccaataaaaaaacagGAGAATGTTATTAAAAATTTTGCatttaaattctaaaataatacttattttgaaacgaaaattttattttgcaaCGAAAATTTTACTTTACAACGAAAATTAAACTGAAACGGAGGGAATAACAAAAGTTCGGTCTAAAATAATCACTACTATTCATAATTAACAAATGAAATAAAACTAGAGATACAACTAATTGTAGGGTTTCTTTTTCAATTCATTAACATTAGAGAACCGAGTAACTATTATGTTTactagatcctttctccgcgctacgcgcggataatatatttaaattttttacatttatcatttttatttgtatgtgaatttttctatattaaattatatataactaatttttaaatttaattttcttatatttttagtttgaagtaaatatttctattatatgtaacacaattaactaataaaatatgaagaatcaagtccgaaattttagagttatgtaaaaaatatataattatgtatagaacacaaattatcttagtttaaaaaatCAGAATCTCATCTCAAATAAATttacgaaaagaaaaagtactccaataacctacttaaaatataaaacctctttttcaaaacaaaagtgtacttaataatatttttttaagtgtaATAGTTaaaaactgacaattgaatatcgatctagaatattgttttaatatatctaatgtaaaatattaattgtaataaacaaattttgaattttgtaatattacatgaattagaagtctttaaaatctaaaatctattttattaacatactatattttttattcatttattattttgacgttacaaaatattgctttagttttatttgtatattatttttttaataatttagtttctttttaagtaattttaaaattatcaagaatataatatatttaaaattatttatttaaatatatctaaatatgatgtctcatttttatgtgtgtttgcgttgagcatatttaatttgtaatttgtatatttaataacaccttaTTGCGTGTTGTTCTATgcttttaataaatgtgttgtcatttcatttttattactactaacatgattttttagtgatcaatgattgtatttttaacgttatgtattatattttatagtatatttttaactcTTCGTGCTGGCactttttttagaatcattttaattagataataggtttaaagatgtaaataaaactgtgtatgttgtcaatttagactttttagtgtagctgagcactatcaattatggaaattatattatgattttattttaccaaatctttttttctgtgtatttttttgttttattttgtatttttacaattttatcgcattattatttaattgcagagaattgatatttccaatttttgtttcatataccttaagtcttcggtttatttttgtttgttttctttctccaattataatgtacagttcgaccgtttttttcttttttttggatcaaattaCTAATATCATCAGATAGAAAAGCTTAAACTCTAAGAATggagtgagtatttgtgctagaaaaactgatttaaccactaatatagtgagatattataatattagaaggtatggaaactcttctatgttgtcctacgctggacataattaagttgttatcaattgattctatatttgtgataactgaaaatacatctttatgtcttccttacatcatccttaattggtttacggttcgaccatttctaatatactgagagtaacataaaattagatgttgattatctccTCCCAATTAGGAATGCACAGAATGAGAGAAATTCAAGATGAGACCTCTTTACAATTTTGTCATCATATCTATATAgagttagtttatagattactctatctgtttcaaaatgtaatcaattttaattaaaatctgcaattattaaaagttattactttagaaaactgtcatttaatatataaatttaatcaattacacaataatttacataatttaattggtcatactatatccaataaatataaagttacattgaaatataaaaacaatttccctaccaaaaaaaaaacaatttatatagtgaaacaaaaaatacttttaaaccattatattataaaacaaagagaatatgtaaattatattgaaacattagaatagtaaaaatcaaagaagctgaaatctcaacgtcgatAATTTACGTTGGCCATGTTATTGACTTTGAAGATAACGTGAATGATCAAGAACAAAAAGATTAATTTTAGcttcagtctttttttttaaatcattttaccaaaaagaaaaaaagaacaggaagatgactaataaaaaaagatacaaaCAGAGTACTGTAAAAAGGTGTTGATCACAATAGCAAACATTATAGTTGCAAAAATaatcaactttatattaaatattagtcaaaataataaatatataatattaataaatttcattctaaatataatttaagttttaaaaactttatgctgcacatggtgcaggaaaacatctagtattatttgaatttcaaaaactatCTGATGCACTGACTTTTtatgacaaatcaaatttaaggAACTGGGCAAGAGATTGAGAGGAGGGGTGTGGAGAAGTACAAAGAGTCTTTACTTGATGAGTTATAATGGAGCATTGAAGTGCCATTGTTGTAGTCGTAGGAGTTATACCGGTGAAGTTGGGTAGACGAACAGTTTTGGAGTCGCTGGAGACGTCTGAGGCGAGTAGACTAAAGAAAAGGAAGCTATAAGTTATACAATGGGCTGACTATTTTGATGGGTTTGGATGGTTCGAGACCCATCATCTAAACATTCGCTATGACATGACAGTTTGATTGGTGGGGAATATTTTGTCCTATGTGGCACTCTTAAGAAGCCTTAAAATTAGtaacttttatatagtaggattgttAATTCGGATAGCGGTCAAAAAattatagcttttttttttgtttctttaaggGTTAATACTTTTTTTAAGGGTTAATACATTCATGGATATTGATTAAATTTTGtccaaatgaaaaaataaaaacacaaaaatgTCAAATGAACGACCTACCGCAGAGACTGAGTCAGAGTCTTGAATAATAACAGACAGAAGTTCGTTCAAAACATAAAAGACAGAAGTCAACGGCTGAGGTCCCTGCCAATATTCAAAAGATCAAGTTGTTTGTTATAGGAATGCCCCATAAACGAAACTCGACCCGAATAATACAAAATAAAGTATACTGTAAAGTTGATGCAATTGATGACAATACTGAAACCTGTTTCCAAGAATGCACAACTGGAATTGATTTGGATGTTAACAAACAAATCAGCATTTATATTGTAAATCACTAACCTGTGTTTATATCAATAGTGTGAAATTTTCTTGCAGCCGATCGaatggaaaataaaattttattaattttttggttgAAAAGCTTGAATATCATTTTCTGCCAATTAAATCATTCATGGCAAACAAAGTGACGTTTACTTCCTCTTGTCATTTTTTGAGTATGTAATCACCAATCgccaatttttttattatataagagaGACGACATTGATATCCTAAAATTTCCATTTCACAATCATATATtgtaaataagtttatttttaaacatcCATGGCATATCTCATATTAGTAACCAGAAACAGAATCCTCATGGATGAGAGTCACAATAGATTTGGGAACAAACAGAAAAAGATTCAAAGACTGAATTCTAGAAATTCTCCTTCATAAGATTTTACTGGTACTTGATTGTAGTTTCTTCGTACACAAGTAGTCTTTGCTGACTCAAATCTTGTTTTCTTATAGTCTTGAGTTCACGAATAGTTTTATTGTCGCGAGTGAGATCGTTTATGCATGTCCGTTGAATGCTCTTTTAACTTTGAAACATTTTGTAGTATAATTCTAAAGAAAACGAATGTTTCAAAGTTTCAAAAACTCATTGTCCACATATGACgagatattaaatattaaaaaaaagaacaaaattacCGCAAAGGCGACCGGTTCCACGGGTAACCAACCTAACACCATTTTCTTAAATCTCGTCGACGCGtctgaatttatttatatattcattCATTTCAGACAGTATGAGAATAATCCGCCTTGATCTTTCTGATCTTTCTTTTTGTCCGGCGAAGTTATGGACCGTTCTACGCCGACACATAACTCTTCAAACAAGGGTCTAAGCGTGAGCTATCTCGTCTCTCTGATGGTACTCTGCGCCAGGCACGCGAATCGCCTCTCCAAGAAGCTAAAGCCGAAGAAGCGAACTCGCTACGAAAACTTCGGCGGCCGATGGAATATGGCGAGCTCGCCGATGAGATTTAAGGCTGAAAAGGAGAAAACGGCGGCGATGGAAGAGGAGCAGCATGGCCTTTGGCAAAGAGAGATTTTGATGGGCGGAAAATGTGAGCCGTTAGATTTCTCGGGAGTGATTCACTACGACCGTAATGGACGGCAGTTAAGAGAGATGCCACCGAGGTCTCCACGTGGCTCTCCGTTCCCAGTTCTTAAGACGGGTCGCCGTGAACGGGTCACCGTTGGACATGATAGGAACTAATGATTTTGAAGCAGTAAACATATTATGTAATTATTGTCTAACTGATTTCACGAACTCAAAGATATAGAACTCGAACACAAGTAATGATCACACAAATAAGAAACTCTTCTTATTAATCTCTTGATGAAACTAACTCAAAACCTCAAGCTCTCAAACTCATAAACTCACACACACATATCATCTCATGATCTCTctatttataaataagtaatcCTAATCTTATTAGTATTCATAGATATAGATAACTCCTAAATCTATTTGATTCACATCCTCATATCTCGGTTAGGATTAGGATTACTTCTTCCTCAAGCTTATCTCAAGCTTACTTCAACACTCTCCCTCCTAAGCTTGAAATCACATTTGTCTGTATCATGAACTCCAATCAACTCGCGCATCTCTTTGTATTTGATCCGTGCTAGAGCTTTTGTTAATATGTCTGCTTTCTGCTTGTTGCCTGGTACGTGCTCCACTTCCATTAGGCCCTTTTCAACACACTCTCTTATGAAATGAAACCTGGTATGAATGTGCTTGCTCCGACCATGAAACACCGGATTCTTCGTTAAGGCTATTGCAGATCGATTGTCTATCCGGATGACTGTTTTAGCAAAAGGAACTCCGATGACTTCATACAGCAAATCTTGAAGCCAAATAGCTTGTCGTGCAGCTTCAGTACCTGCCATGAACTCTGCTTCACATGACGATAGAGCCACTGTATCTTGCTTTTGAGAACACCAAGTTATTGGACTGCTTCCAAAGTAAAATATATGACCTGTCGTTGATCTTCCATCGTCCGGGTCTACATTGTGGCTACTGTCGCTATAGCCAACCAACCTTGATGCTCTCTGCCCTGTCCTCTCGAAGTTTAAACCGTATGACGTTGTCCCCTTTAGATATCTTAGGCATTGCTTCATTGCACCTCCATGTGACTCCTTTGGGTTCTGCATATAACGGCTAAGTACCCCAACACAATATGAAAGATCAGGCCGGGTATGGAGGAGATATCTGAAGCACCCAACAATCTTTCTGTACCCTGTAGCATCAATATCTGCTTCCTTCTCTGACTTTTCCAGCTTTAGACCAGAATCCATCGGTATCTGAACAGGGTTACAGTCCTTCATGCCTGCTTCTTCTAATATCTTTAATGCATATCTCTTCTGGCACAAGGTGATTCCTCCTTCATGGTGGGTTACTTCGATCCCAAGATAGTATGTAAGTAAGCCGAGATCACTCATCTCAAACTTTGTCGCCATCTCCCTTTTGAAGCCGTTTATGCTCCCCATACTGGCTCCTGTTACGAAGagatcatccacatagactGCAACAACTAGAAGACCTTCACTTGTCTCCTTTCTATAGACCGATGGTTCCTTCAAACATCTTGTAAACCCAAAACCAAGCAGGATTCCATTTAACTTGTCATTCCACGCTCTAGGGGCTTGTTTTAACCCGTACAACGCTTTCTTCAGTTTATAAACTTTATCTTCTTTGCCTTTAACCTCAAAACCTTCTGGCTGTGTCACATACACAATCTCCTTCAGATCACCGTGGAGAAATGCTGTCTTAACGTCCAGGTGATGTATTTCCCAACCACTTGTCGCAGCAAGATTAATAAGAAAACGTATTGTCTCTATTCGAGCTACTGGAGCAAAGACTTCTTCATAGTCTATCCCAAACCTTTGGACATATCCTTTTGCAACAAGGCGAGATTTGTATTTATTGATGCTTCCGTCAGAGTTGCGTTTGACTTTAAAAACCCACTTCAATCCTATTGGTTTGGCTCCAGGTGGAAGATCAACAAGTTCCCAGCACTTAAGACGTGAGATGGACTCCATCTCGTCTTCACAGGCTCGTACCCATTCTTTGTACTTCTTGGCCTCGTCAAAATTAGGTGGCTCATCGTTGAGAAACATGAGCAAtatctctccttcttcttcagAGAACAAAACATAGTCCTCTAAGTACTTTGGTGTTGATTTGATCCTCTCTGACCGCCTTAGTGTTACTGTCTCGTCACTTTGAtcatcttcttgatctccttcGCTTCCACTCTCATGGTTTTCTTCCACAAACCTCTCATGATTCTCCTCTGTTTTTGTCTGAAACTCATCAGACGCGGTCTCTTGCAGACCATGGTTCCCGAATTCTCCAACTATGACCTTAAAGGTTCCAGCATCCTTTTGATCCTCCCTTCTTGAGCTCCAGTTCCATCCTTTTGATTCATCAAAGATGGCATCCCGACTTACCACAACTCTCTGTGTTCTCGGATCAAACATTCTGTAGGCTTCTGAGCCTGGTTCTGTTCCAAGATGAACAAGCAACCGTGACCTGTCGTCTAGCTTCTTTAGTAGCTTTCCATCTATCTTCGCATATCCTATGCAACCAAAGATTTTGAGATGACTAACATTCGGTTTTCTCCCACGATATACCTCATATGGAGTTCGATCTTTCACTGCTCTTGTAGCTATTCTGTTGATGAGGTAAGTGGAATGTCTTGTCGCCTCTCCCCAAAGATAGTTTGGTACGGACATGTGCTTCATCATGCTTCTCGTCATCTCCATTATCGTTCTGTTTCTCCTCTCGAcgacaccattctgttgtgggcTATATGGAGCTGTGAGATGTCTCTTGATTCCTGCCTCATCACACCATGAGTTGAACTCAACAGAAACAAATTCACCTCCTCGATCTGTTCTGAACGTTTGAATGTGCTTTCTTGTCTCTTGCTCCACTAATTTCTTGAAGTTTTTGAATTTGTTGAAAGCATCACTCTTTTCTTTGAGTAGAATCGTCCACATGTATCTCGAATGATCATCGATTAACACAAGGATATACTTGTTTCCTGCGCTTGTAGTTGGAGTTATAGGTCCACATAGATCACCATGAACAAGTTCAAGTATACATTGAGCCCGATATGATGTTGCTTGTGGGAATGACTGTTTTGCTTGCTTTCCAAGTAAGCAGGAGCCACAAATCTTCTTCTCGACTTCTATGTGTGGTACTCCTCCAACAAGCTCCCGTCGTATCATCAACCTCATTGTTTCCATGTTTATATGACCAAGTCTCGCATGCCAAAGACTTGAGTCACACATTTTTGTTGAGAGATAGCACATAGTCTCCTTTAACTCCATTCGCACTTTGTATAACCTATTCTTCGATCTAACTGCTTTTGCAATTAGCTTACCATCTCGATCGTGCATAATGAGATGTTCTCCTCTCATCCTCACGTCGCACCCAGACTCAGTGGCTTGCCCTAAGCTGATGATGTTGCTTTTTAATTCTGGAATAAAGTACACATCTGTTATTCTCCTTGAATCTCCATTCCTATCTGTGAACTCTATTGTTCCTTTTCCTTTGATATCGATGCGAGAGTCGTCACCGAAGCGTACTTTTCCTGTAACAGAGTCATCAATATAGGAGAAGTATCGTTTATCTCCACTCATGTGGTTAGATGCTCCATTATCAAGATACCAAGTACTCTCTGCTTCATTGTTTACTTCGTAGTTACTGGGAAGAATTCCTCCTTCATTTAAATAAACAATCTCATTCATCATAAGCTCGTCTGCTTCCTGTGTATCTTTGCTCTCATCCTCTTGAGCTTCTTGTAGCTTTAGTAACCTGTCTGGACAGTCCGCAGCGAAGTGTCCTATCTTATCACAACGGTAACATGTTATCCGAGAGGCATCTCTTACCTCGTTGTATTTGTACTCGTTGTATCTCCCACGACCTCGACCTCTATAATGAGACCTTCCCCCTCGTCCTCTGCCTCGATAATTGCTATTGTAGTTGTTGTTGTAGTTGTTGTTGATTCGGGAAGTCTGTGACTCGTTATTACTAAACATCAACTTGCCTTGATCATCCTGagagtcttcttcttcctcagccACGCGTTCTTCGTAAGCCTTTAGACGTCCGATAATGTCCTCAAAACTTGTAGTCTTGAGATCCAAGACTTGTTCCAGCGAAGCCACTATCTGAATATACTTCTTTCTTGGAAGACTCTTTAGGAATTTCTTGACAATTTTTGGTTCCTCTATCTCTT
This genomic window contains:
- the LOC103871427 gene encoding CLAVATA3/ESR (CLE)-related protein 11-like, coding for MKKHPKPCSFLFHISILSVLFVFLLVSCAYTTSYKRKAGTGLGQKRILASNFDFTPFFKKTDRTQRLRRSSAEKKTNSWYNDEDRIVPSGPNPLHH
- the LOC103871428 gene encoding uncharacterized protein LOC103871428, whose amino-acid sequence is MDRSTPTHNSSNKGLSVSYLVSLMVLCARHANRLSKKLKPKKRTRYENFGGRWNMASSPMRFKAEKEKTAAMEEEQHGLWQREILMGGKCEPLDFSGVIHYDRNGRQLREMPPRSPRGSPFPVLKTGRRERVTVGHDRN